In one Pirellulales bacterium genomic region, the following are encoded:
- a CDS encoding Gfo/Idh/MocA family oxidoreductase — MADSVRVAVIGRTGRGDYGHGLDTVWADVPETQVVAVADDDRDGLAKAAMRLGVDRAFSDYRKMLDDVKPDIVAIAPRWVDQHRDMAVAAAERGIHIFMEKPFCRTPAEADQIVAACERTHTRLAIAHQTHYSPKIDVVRRLIADGKIGRVLELRSRGKEDQRGGGEDLFVLGSHIMDLIRIFGGDPQWCFASVLVDGHPVRREDVREGPEGLGPLAGDTVSAMFGLPDSRTAYFNSCRSAGPGTRFGVTICGTGGLIEIQTGYLPKVKLLADPSWTSGAPWQDVSSAGVGQPEPLTDGTAHAGNKAAVEDLLAAIRENRDTRCNAYDARATIEMIAAVFGSHCGHAPVKLPLTNRQNPLATLAS, encoded by the coding sequence ATGGCCGATTCTGTTCGCGTTGCAGTGATTGGCCGCACGGGACGTGGCGACTATGGGCACGGTCTGGACACCGTCTGGGCCGATGTGCCCGAGACGCAAGTCGTGGCCGTGGCGGATGACGATCGCGACGGTCTGGCCAAGGCCGCCATGCGACTCGGCGTCGACCGCGCATTCAGCGACTATCGCAAAATGCTGGATGACGTGAAGCCCGACATCGTGGCCATCGCCCCGCGTTGGGTGGACCAGCATCGCGACATGGCTGTGGCCGCCGCCGAGCGTGGCATCCATATATTTATGGAGAAGCCCTTCTGTCGTACGCCGGCCGAAGCCGACCAGATCGTGGCGGCCTGCGAACGCACACACACTCGGTTGGCGATCGCCCATCAGACCCACTACAGCCCCAAGATCGACGTCGTCCGCCGTTTGATTGCCGACGGCAAGATCGGCCGCGTGCTCGAACTGCGCTCGCGCGGCAAGGAAGACCAGCGCGGCGGCGGCGAAGACCTGTTCGTGCTCGGCTCGCACATCATGGACCTGATCCGCATTTTTGGCGGCGATCCGCAGTGGTGCTTCGCCTCGGTCCTGGTCGATGGCCATCCAGTGCGCCGCGAGGACGTGCGCGAAGGTCCCGAAGGACTCGGCCCGCTGGCCGGCGACACGGTGAGCGCCATGTTCGGTCTGCCGGACAGCCGGACTGCGTATTTCAATTCGTGCCGCAGTGCGGGCCCAGGGACACGATTCGGCGTCACAATCTGCGGCACCGGTGGACTCATCGAAATTCAAACCGGCTACCTGCCCAAAGTGAAACTGCTGGCCGACCCCTCTTGGACGTCTGGCGCACCGTGGCAGGATGTCTCGAGCGCCGGCGTGGGACAGCCCGAACCACTCACCGACGGCACAGCGCACGCGGGCAACAAGGCCGCCGTCGAAGATCTGCTGGCGGCGATCCGCGAAAACCGCGACACCAGGTGCAACGCCTACGACGCACGGGCCACGATCGAAATGATTGCGGCCGTCTTTGGCTCCCACTGCGGGCATGCTCCGGTTAAACTACCTCTGACAAACCGCCAGAATCCCCTCGCCACGCTCGCCAGCTGA
- a CDS encoding DUF559 domain-containing protein has translation MPPKGHRVRPTPQNKAGAPRSVPTTPEQMLWNRLRSKQLSGWRFRRQVAIDRFVVDFYCATAQLVVEINAPTADDRQSYDAGRAERLAEGGLRVIRYTNDEVLQDLDAVVQDILRHLQGPTTTA, from the coding sequence ATGCCCCCGAAAGGTCATCGTGTTCGTCCGACTCCACAGAACAAGGCCGGCGCGCCGCGCAGCGTGCCGACCACGCCCGAGCAAATGTTGTGGAACCGGCTGCGCAGCAAACAGCTGTCCGGTTGGAGATTCCGCCGCCAGGTGGCGATCGACCGTTTTGTCGTCGACTTCTATTGCGCCACCGCACAATTGGTCGTCGAAATCAACGCGCCGACGGCGGACGACCGCCAAAGCTACGACGCCGGACGGGCCGAAAGGCTCGCCGAGGGGGGCTTGCGCGTGATCCGCTACACAAACGACGAAGTCCTGCAGGACCTCGACGCCGTCGTGCAAGACATTCTGCGACATCTACAAGGACCGACGACGACTGCGTGA
- a CDS encoding TIGR00730 family Rossman fold protein, with protein MNELPQEVPSLDTVEGLTDTWNADRVSDLIAMIKDSADKLAADRTSRGDLKILSRAIRELRWAFKVFAPYRSRRKVTVFGSARTRPHEATFQQAVDFGREMAARSWLVVTGAASGIMEAGHLGAGRENSMGLNIMLPFEQDANPVIAGDAKLVHMKYFFTRKLMFVKECDAVCLLPGGFGTLDEGFEVLTLLQTGKRDMVPIVFLDEKGGSFWPEFHEYIKRRLLGHGMISPEDLSLYKLTDDVGEAVREIDHFYRVYHSMRYVKNKLVVRLSHAPSEELLDAINAHFADILIDGKFTVSEALPDEKDEPQLAPLPRLVFQFNRRSLGRLRLLIDALNRGSLAVS; from the coding sequence TTGAACGAATTGCCGCAAGAAGTACCGTCGCTGGATACAGTTGAAGGCCTTACCGACACTTGGAATGCGGATCGCGTCAGTGACTTGATCGCCATGATCAAGGATTCGGCCGATAAACTGGCGGCCGACCGCACCAGCCGCGGCGATCTGAAAATCCTCAGCCGCGCCATCCGTGAACTGCGCTGGGCGTTCAAAGTCTTCGCCCCTTATCGATCGCGGCGCAAAGTCACGGTGTTCGGTTCGGCCCGCACCCGCCCGCACGAAGCCACGTTTCAGCAGGCGGTCGATTTCGGCCGGGAAATGGCTGCCCGCAGTTGGCTGGTCGTCACCGGCGCGGCCAGCGGCATCATGGAGGCAGGCCATCTGGGAGCCGGCCGCGAAAACTCGATGGGACTGAACATCATGCTCCCTTTCGAGCAGGATGCGAATCCCGTCATCGCGGGCGATGCCAAACTCGTCCATATGAAATACTTTTTCACGCGCAAGCTGATGTTCGTAAAAGAGTGCGATGCCGTGTGCCTGTTGCCCGGCGGTTTTGGCACGCTGGACGAAGGCTTCGAGGTGCTGACGCTCTTGCAAACCGGCAAGCGCGACATGGTGCCGATCGTCTTTTTGGACGAAAAGGGGGGCAGCTTCTGGCCCGAGTTCCACGAGTACATTAAGCGTCGCTTGCTGGGACACGGCATGATTTCGCCCGAAGACTTGTCATTGTACAAGCTGACGGACGACGTCGGCGAGGCGGTGCGCGAGATCGATCATTTCTATCGCGTCTACCACAGCATGCGGTACGTGAAGAACAAGCTCGTGGTGCGGCTCAGTCATGCTCCTAGCGAAGAGCTGCTGGACGCCATCAACGCTCACTTTGCCGACATTCTGATCGACGGCAAATTCACCGTGTCCGAGGCGTTGCCGGACGAAAAGGACGAGCCGCAGTTGGCTCCGCTGCCACGGCTGGTGTTCCAGTTCAATCGCCGTAGCCTGGGACGGCTGCGCCTGCTGATCGACGCATTGAACCGCGGCAGCCTGGCGGTGTCTTAA